The Coriobacteriia bacterium region CCACGCGCAACTTCAAGGCCGGACGCTACCAGCACGCCGCCGAGATCGACGGGCGCGCACTCGCCGAGCGCAGGCTGGTCGCCAACGCGGGCTGCCTGTCGTGCCCGATCCGCTGCGCGCGGGTGGTTGAGCTCGAGGGTCGCCGCGTGAAGGGGCCCGAGCTCGAAACGCTCGTGCTGCTCGGCGCCAACCTCGAGAACCCGGATCTCGACCGCATCATCGAGTGGAACGTGCAGCTCGACGAACTCGGGCTCGACACGATGTCGACCGGCGTCACGCTCTCCTACGCGATGGAGGCAGCCGAGAAGGGCCTGTGGGACAACGGCCTCGCGTTCGGCCAGACCGACGGCCTGGCGGTACTCTTCGAAGACATCGCGTACCGTCGCGGGCTGGGTGATGAGCTTGCCGAAGGTTCGCGCGCGCTCGCGAAGCGCTACGGTGGCGAGGACTTTGCCATGAACGTGAAGGGGCTCGAGCTTGCGGCCTACGAGCCGCGCGGTGCGGTCGGCCAGGGACTCGGCTACGCGGTGAGCAACCGCGGCGGCTGCCACCTGAACGCCGGCTACGCCGTGGCACTCGAGGGCCTTGCGCTCCGCATGGACGGCCGCTCGCCGAGGAGCAAGGCGGCTCTCACCGCGTTCTTCCAGGACCTGCTCGAGGTCGTGTCTGCTTCCGGAGTGTGCCTGTTCACCACGCTCGGCGTGTTTCCCGGCGCGCTTGTCGAGCATCCGGAGCGCGGACTCGGCGCGGCCGTGGCGCGTGTGTTCTCCTACGCGGGCGGCGTGATGCATCTGCTGCGCGTGTTGCCGCGCGGTCTGCTCGGCATCCCGATGCCGCTCGTGCCGCACATCCGCGCACTCGAGCTCGTCACGGGCGAGCGCTACCGCTTCGGCGGCTTCTGGTCGGTGGGCGAGCGCGCGTACAACCTCGAGCGCGTCTTAGGCCTGCGCTTCGGCAACGGTGGTGCGCTCGGCGATACGCTGCCCACGCGTCTGCTCGAGGAGCCGCAGGACCCGGCGGACCCGACGAGCGTGGTGCCGCTTGAGCGGCTGAAGGCTGACTACTATCACCAGCGTGGTTGGACCGCCGATGGGGTGCCGGAAGCCAAATTGCTCCGGCGGCTGGGCATCCCGGCGCGGTAACTTCGATCCGGCGCGGGAGCGCTGGGGTATCCTCAGCTGCATGACTGCAACCGTCATCCTCGCGCTCTCGACCTCGTTGCTCTTCGGCGTGGGCGACTTCCTCGGCGGCGTCGCTACGCGGCGCGATTCCGCGTACGCGGTCACCGGCACGTCTCACCTGCTCTCGATCGTGCTGATGACCGTGGCCGTGCTGCTGCTTCCCACAGCGCATCCCACCACGGCCGATCTCGCGTGGGGGGCCGTCTCAGGCCTCGCCGGCGTGGTGGGTGTGATCTCGCTCTTCGGCGCGCTTGCGGTGGGCCGCATGAGCATCGTGGCGCCGGTCTCGGCCGCGCTCTCGGCGTCGTTGCCGGCGATCTACGACCTCGCGACCGGGACCTCGCTCTCACCGCTCACGATCGCCGGGATCGCGCTTGCGCTCGTGGCGATCGTGATCGTGAGCATCGCTCCCGACGAGCAGTTGCACGAACCCGCGCGCGAGTACCGTCCGAGGCGCGCGCTCGGACTCGCAATGCTCTCGGGCGTGGGTTTCTCCGGCGCGTTCATCGCATTCTCGTTCACGGCTGCCGAGAGTGGCCTCACGCCGGTGCTCGCCGCGCGCGTGGTGTCCATCGTGGTCTCAGTGTTGCTCGCGCTGCGCTTCGGACGCGGATTTCCCGTCGACCGCACGGCGCTCGCGCCCACGCTCGGCGCCGGTCTCACCGACGCGCTCGCCAACATCACTATGCTCACCGCCATCCGCCTCGGCCCGCTTGCGATCGCCTCGGTGCTCGGATCGCTGTTCCCCGTGGTGGTGGTGACCCTCGCGCGGGTCTTCCTCGGCGAACGCCTGCACGCGTGGCAGAAGGTCGGCGTTGCGATAGCGGTTGTTGCCGTGCTGCTCTCGGCGCTCCCCTGACCCGTCTTCGGGTACCCTTATCTGCAGACACGCAGATGATGGTTGACCGAGAGGAGCGCGCATGCTCGCACTGGATATCCCCGGCTATGGAGCGCTCGCCCTCGAGCATCTCGTGCTCGACGTGAACGGCACGATCGCGGGCGGCGGTGAGCTGCTGCCCGGCGTGGCCGAAGGAATCGCTGCGCTTGCCGGGGTGCTGCACCCGGTCGCGATCACGGCCGACACCCACGGGACGGCGAAGGCCCTCGGCGAGCGTCTCGGCATCGACGTCCACATCATCGCCTCGGGCTGGGAGGCGGGCGACAAGCTCGCGCTCGTTCAGGAGCTCGGGGCCGACTCAGTGGTGGCCATCGGCAACGGCGCGAACGACGCGCTCGTGCTGAAGGCATCCGCGGTCGGCATCTGCGTGATCGGACCGGAGGGTGCCTCGCGAGCAGCGCTCGAGGCCGCCGACGTCACCGTGCCCTCGATCGAGTTCGCCCTGCAGCTGCTCGCCGATCCCCGGCGTCTGCTGGCGACGCTGCGCACATGACGACTGCTGCGCGCAGACCGCTCATCACCGTCGTCGGCGGCGCGAACGCCGACCTCGTCGGCATTCCTGAAGGCCGCTTCGCCCTGCGCGACTCCAACCCCGGTCACGTCCGGCGCAGTCCGGGTGGGGTGGGGCGCAACGTGGCGGAGAACCTCGCCCGCATCGGCGCCGAGGTGCGGCTCGTGACCGCATTCGGTGATGACGAGGAGGCCACGTGGCTGGCTGCCGAGTGCGAAGCTGACGGCATGGACACCTCGTTCAGCGTTCAGGCTACAGGTATCCCCGGCTGCCGGTATGTGGCCGTGCTCGACGGCACCGGCGACCTGGCCGCCGCCGTGAACGACATGCGCGCGCTCGACGTGCTGACGCCGGATGCGCTCGACCCGGCCGCGTTCGAGGGAGCCGACGCCGTGGTGTTCGACACCAACCTCCACGGCTCGACCATCGCCCGCATCGCCGAGCTGGCGGGCGATATCCCGCTCGTGCTCGATCCCGTCTCTACCGCCAAAGCGCCCAAGACCATCCCCGTGCTCGGCAGACTCGCGGCCTTCAAGGGCAACCTTCGGGAGGCCGAGGAGCTCTCCGGTGCTGCCGGAGCCGAGGGGGCTGCCAACCGGCTTCTGTTGACCGGCGCGGAGCGCGTCTTCGTGACGATGGGGGCGGGTGGCGTGTGGTGCGCTTCGGCCTCGGGGTCCTTCGCCGTGCCTGCCTTTCCCGCGAGCGTGGCGAACGCGACCGGCGCAGGAGACGCCTTCACGGCGGGTGTGGCCTGGGGGATTGCGACTGGCATGACGCTACGGCAGACCGCCGAGTGGGCGAGCGCGATGTCGGCGATCGCCCTGGAGAGCGAGCGGACCGTGAGTGAGGAAATGACCGCGGAAGCGGTGCGCGTACGGATGGAGGCGGATTCCCGATGAGGCCGCATCTCAGGATCACCGATGAAGTGAAGGAAGCGCTCGATGCCGGTCGTCCGGTCATCGCGCTCGAGTCTACGATCATCTCGCACGGCTTCCCGTACCCGGCAAACGTCGACTCGGCCCGGGAGTGCGAGCGCATCGCCCGCGAGGAGGGCGTGGTGCCGGCGACGATCGGCGTCATCGGCGGGCAGCTCGCCGTGGGACTGAGCGAAGGCGAGATCGAGCGGCTCGGCTCCAATCGCGACACGCCGAAGGCGAGCCGTCGCGACCTGCCGATGCTCCTGGCGACCGGCTCCGACGGGGCGACCACGGTGGCCGGCACGATGGCGGTCGCAGCGATGGCGGGCATCAGCGTGTTCGCCACCGGCGGCATCGGCGGCGTCCACCGAGGTGCCGAGCGCTCGTTCGACGTCTCGGCAGACCTCGAGGAGCTCAGGCGCACGAGCCTCGCGGTGGTCTCGGCCGGCGCCAAGGCGGTGCTCGACATCGGGCTCACGCTCGAGTACCTCGAGACGCGCGGCGTGCCGGTGCTCGGCTATCAGACCGACGCGTTCCCGGCCTTCTATACGCGCGACAGCGGCTTCGGCGTGGACGCGCGCTTCGAGACGCCGGACGACATCGCGGCCGTGCTACAGGCCAAGTGGGAGACCGGCCTTCATGGCGGCGTGCTCGTGGCCAATCCGATCCCTGAGGAGTACGCGCTCGACCCGGTGGAGATCGAGGAGATCATCGCTGCCGCACTCGCCGAGGTGCGCGAGAGCGGCGTCCGGGGCAAAGCGATCACCCCGGTCCTGCTCGCCCGGATCCACGAGCTCACAGGAGGAGCGAGCGAGGCGTCGAACAAAGCGCTGGTGTGGTCGAATGTCCGTCTCGCGTCCAATATCGCGACTGCGCTTGCGGCGCGCGTCCGAACAAGCCATATCGCCGGGAGGCATCAGTGACAGACGAACCAAGCAACCACCGGGCGTACGACGACTCGCTGCTTGAGATGGTCCGCGGCGCCGAAGCTGACTTCCTCGCCGGCAAGCATGGGCGATACGGCGACGTCGAAGGCGCCGTGCGCATCTTCCTCGAGATACTGCGTGGGTTCGAGTTCATGCAGAGCGACAGGCCGATCGTGACCGTCTTCGGCTCGGCGCGCTTCCGCGAAGGCGACCGCTATTACGAGCAGGCCCGCGAGATGGGCCGCGCGCTCGGCGAGGCTGGCTTTGGCGTGATGACCGGCGGCGGGCCGGGGATCATGGAGGCGGCCAACCGCGGCTGCAAGGAGGCCGGCGGCCTGTCGATCGGCGCCAACATCCGTTTGCCGCACGAGCAGGATCCCAATCCGTACATCGACCGCTTCATGGAGTTCGAGCACTTCTTCGTGCGCAAGGTGATCATGGTGAAGTACTCCTCGGCGTTCGTCGCATGCCCCGGAGGCTTCGGTACGCTCGACGAGATCTTCGAGACGCTCGTGCTCATACAGACCGACAAGATCGACGACTTCCCGGTTATCGCGCTCGGCGCAGACTTCTGGGGTCCGATGGTGGACTTCTTCCAGCAGCGCATGGTGGCCGAGGGAACGATCACGCCGGCCGATATCGATCTGATGCGCATCACCGACTCGATCGACGAAGCGATGGTGCAGATTCTGAGCAGCCCGTACACCGGCACGCTGGCTCGCTAGTTGCAGCGCCCCTGCCGGGCGGGTATACGCTTAGGTGTCCGGTGACACCTCACCCGGCAGGTTGCCATGGCAGCAACGCTCGCGACACGTGCGCGCCGAAGCCCGATCCGCTACGGGCTTGGGGTAGTGTGCGGCCTGCTCGTGGTCGCGCTCCTCGTCGCCAACCTCGTCGGGTATGCGCGCTTCCTCGCCTTCAGCGCCGCGCTTGACGCCGCGCTCGCCGCCGAGTCTTCCGGGCGCACCGTCGAGTGCGCGTGGAGCTTCCCCTTCCAGGAGAGCCGCTGCATGGTGAGCGTGGAGGTCGACGAGGCCGAACTGGTCGCGGCGGACCGGGTACCGACATCGGCGATCTTCGGCTCGGACGGATGGCTGCGCGAGCGCTACGTCGCCGAGGTCGTGGGTGCGCAGGCCGACAGTCCGGTGGTCGAGCGTCTGGTGACCGAGTTCCGGCGCATCCGCGCCGAGCGTTCGCTCGACTCCGACGAGTACCTCGAGCTGATGGTGGCGGCCGTGCAGGCCATCCCGTACGGCGATCCGGACGAGGAG contains the following coding sequences:
- a CDS encoding aldehyde ferredoxin oxidoreductase family protein, which gives rise to MSTADASGVCGWMGRVLRIDLTSREVSDYPWSADDRRTWLGGKSMAARILADVLTAETDPLGPENVMVIATGPLTGTGAPSSARFDISARSPLTGLIASSNCGGPFGTYLKKAGVDALVIEGTAGSPVWLEVSEAGVVFHDADGIWGMRTTEAQEAMASAIDARCGTMVIGPAGENRVLYASVLSGERAAGRAGMGAVLGAKNVKGIAAWGERTVEVAHPEKYRQHLKKWIASLKSHPIAGGSLPALGTAGFLEPMQELGIVATRNFKAGRYQHAAEIDGRALAERRLVANAGCLSCPIRCARVVELEGRRVKGPELETLVLLGANLENPDLDRIIEWNVQLDELGLDTMSTGVTLSYAMEAAEKGLWDNGLAFGQTDGLAVLFEDIAYRRGLGDELAEGSRALAKRYGGEDFAMNVKGLELAAYEPRGAVGQGLGYAVSNRGGCHLNAGYAVALEGLALRMDGRSPRSKAALTAFFQDLLEVVSASGVCLFTTLGVFPGALVEHPERGLGAAVARVFSYAGGVMHLLRVLPRGLLGIPMPLVPHIRALELVTGERYRFGGFWSVGERAYNLERVLGLRFGNGGALGDTLPTRLLEEPQDPADPTSVVPLERLKADYYHQRGWTADGVPEAKLLRRLGIPAR
- a CDS encoding GRP family sugar transporter; this translates as MTATVILALSTSLLFGVGDFLGGVATRRDSAYAVTGTSHLLSIVLMTVAVLLLPTAHPTTADLAWGAVSGLAGVVGVISLFGALAVGRMSIVAPVSAALSASLPAIYDLATGTSLSPLTIAGIALALVAIVIVSIAPDEQLHEPAREYRPRRALGLAMLSGVGFSGAFIAFSFTAAESGLTPVLAARVVSIVVSVLLALRFGRGFPVDRTALAPTLGAGLTDALANITMLTAIRLGPLAIASVLGSLFPVVVVTLARVFLGERLHAWQKVGVAIAVVAVLLSALP
- a CDS encoding HAD family hydrolase, whose product is MLALDIPGYGALALEHLVLDVNGTIAGGGELLPGVAEGIAALAGVLHPVAITADTHGTAKALGERLGIDVHIIASGWEAGDKLALVQELGADSVVAIGNGANDALVLKASAVGICVIGPEGASRAALEAADVTVPSIEFALQLLADPRRLLATLRT
- a CDS encoding carbohydrate kinase family protein produces the protein MTTAARRPLITVVGGANADLVGIPEGRFALRDSNPGHVRRSPGGVGRNVAENLARIGAEVRLVTAFGDDEEATWLAAECEADGMDTSFSVQATGIPGCRYVAVLDGTGDLAAAVNDMRALDVLTPDALDPAAFEGADAVVFDTNLHGSTIARIAELAGDIPLVLDPVSTAKAPKTIPVLGRLAAFKGNLREAEELSGAAGAEGAANRLLLTGAERVFVTMGAGGVWCASASGSFAVPAFPASVANATGAGDAFTAGVAWGIATGMTLRQTAEWASAMSAIALESERTVSEEMTAEAVRVRMEADSR
- a CDS encoding pseudouridine-5'-phosphate glycosidase, with product MRPHLRITDEVKEALDAGRPVIALESTIISHGFPYPANVDSARECERIAREEGVVPATIGVIGGQLAVGLSEGEIERLGSNRDTPKASRRDLPMLLATGSDGATTVAGTMAVAAMAGISVFATGGIGGVHRGAERSFDVSADLEELRRTSLAVVSAGAKAVLDIGLTLEYLETRGVPVLGYQTDAFPAFYTRDSGFGVDARFETPDDIAAVLQAKWETGLHGGVLVANPIPEEYALDPVEIEEIIAAALAEVRESGVRGKAITPVLLARIHELTGGASEASNKALVWSNVRLASNIATALAARVRTSHIAGRHQ
- a CDS encoding TIGR00730 family Rossman fold protein, with product MTDEPSNHRAYDDSLLEMVRGAEADFLAGKHGRYGDVEGAVRIFLEILRGFEFMQSDRPIVTVFGSARFREGDRYYEQAREMGRALGEAGFGVMTGGGPGIMEAANRGCKEAGGLSIGANIRLPHEQDPNPYIDRFMEFEHFFVRKVIMVKYSSAFVACPGGFGTLDEIFETLVLIQTDKIDDFPVIALGADFWGPMVDFFQQRMVAEGTITPADIDLMRITDSIDEAMVQILSSPYTGTLAR